From the Rhinopithecus roxellana isolate Shanxi Qingling chromosome 5, ASM756505v1, whole genome shotgun sequence genome, the window ttgtttgtttttttctcgtatatggGAAAGACACtttctataatatttatttttgttttgttttgagactgggttatgagactggctaagttttgtatttttgggtttcgctacattgcccaggctggttttgaactcctgacctcaaataattctcctgccttggtctcccaaagtgccgggattacaggtgtgagctatcgcACCCTGCCAGGAAGGCACTTTCTGGTAACATTTGAGAAGTCACACAAAGCCAGATGCAAGATGTTTCCAGGGTAAAGGAACTGAACGCCAGCTTAATCAATTCAACGGGAAACCTAGGAAGAAGTTTTCTCCATCTTACACTAGTAGAAGAACTCTTACAGTTATATCCATGTGGCACACCTCTGACTGAAAACATAAGCAATCCAcgaattttaaaatcattctttgttgttttcttactGCTAATGTTTTGAATATTGTTCGTTCTCTGCTTTCAGAGGCCCTCCTCTGGCAGTAAtgacttttctccctttttggaAAAACGACAGTTATCAAAACATACTTAATTGTGACATCTCACTCTTGGTCTCATTTAATGTAAAACTATCCAGTGGGTCCCTATAGGTTTATTTCTAAAGAGTCTGCTAAATAaaggctttctctttttctgcagCACTACAGTTATCCAAAATGTAAATAAAGCCCAAGTGAAGATTCGAGCGAAGAAAGATAATGTAGCAGGTAACGTTTCAACCTTTTAGAAACCCTTTGGGGAGAAAAgaggtgacattttaaaattaacctaTTTATACAGCAAGATCTTAATGTCCtagtttcttccttctacttAGAACAAGTTGATTGGCTTTACATGTTAAAATCATCAACAACCAGGTTTCTAATTACtgaagataatttgacttttgtATAGAAGTGAACACTTAAGAAGGCAGGgtccagccaggcacggtggctcgtgtctgtaatcccagcattttgggaggccgaggcaggcggatcataaggtcaaggaatttgagaccagcctggctaacatggtgaaaccccgtctctactaataatacaaaaattagccgggcgtggtggcatccacctgtagtcccagctacttgggaggctgaggcaggagaattgcttgaacccaggaagcagaggttgcagtgagctgagatcacaccactgcactccatcctgggcgacagagtgagactttatctaaaaataaaaaataaaaaataaagaggcagGTTCtgctagatgtggtggctcacacctgtaatcccagcactttgggaggctgagatgggtggatcacctgagatcaggagtttgagaccagcctggccaaggtgaaaccccatctttaccaaaaaatacaaaaattaggttgggcatagtggctcacacttgtaatcccagcactttgggaagctgagacaggtggattacttgaggtcaggagttcaagaccagcctggctaacatggtgaaaccccatctataccaaaaaatacaaaaattaggctgggcgtggtggctcacacctgtaatcccagcactttgggaagccgaggtgggcggataacctgaggtcaggagttcaagaccagcctgactaatatggagaaattctgtctctactaaaaatacaaaattagccgaatgtggtagcacatgcctgtaatcccagctactcgagaggctgaggcaggcgaatcacttggacccaggaggcagaggttgtggtgagctgagattgcgccattgcactccagcccaggcaacaagagcgaaactcgtcttaaaaaaaaaaaaaaaattagctgggcatggtatgtgcctgttgtcccagctacccaggaggctgaggtgggagaatcacttgaccccaggaggcggtggttgcagtgagctgaagaccacaccactgcactgcagcctgggcgacagagtgagactctgtctcaaaaaaaaaaaaaaaaaagaaggcaagttCCTAACTTCATTAATTGAAACGAATTACAATTCCAGACTTAAGCTCTTGATTTTTGAGTTTGctgaaaagaaacacagaaaacagtGATTAAGAAACAGaacttaggccaggcgcggtggctcatgcctgtaatcccagcattttgggaggttgatcacctgaggttgggagttcgagacccatcttaacaacatggagaaacctcgtctctactaaaaatacaaaattagccgggtgtggtggtacatgcctgtaatcccacctactcaggaggctgaggcaggagaattgcttgaacctgggaggcagacgttgcggtgaggtgagatcacaccattgcactccagccttggcaaaaacaacaacaaaaaaaagaacttaaaggTTTGTGAATCCATATATGCTTCTATGTTTAACAGGTGTTACTTTGCCAGTATTTGAACATTACCATGAAGGAACTGACAGTAAGTGTGAAACTTTTTATATTACTTTGTGTCTCTGGGATTTCCTGTTTCCTCTTTAAATGAACTAAGTTCTGGAAAATGGTGCTAGATGTTGAGAGGTTCCTGAGTTAGAAATCCTCTTATCTGATATAGTGAGGACAATACTTGATCAGTTAATCAAAAGGTcttaaggccaggcacaatggctcatgcctgtaatcctggcactttgggaggctaaggcaggcaaatacccgtctctacaaaaaatacaaaaaatcagccgggtgtggtagcacgtgcctgtagtttcagctactttgggggctgaggagggcggaCTGCTTGAAATGGGGAGGTAGTTGCAGTGAGTtctgatcatgctactgcactccagcctgggcaacagagcaaaaccttgtctcaaaaaaaaaaaaaggtcttatgCTAGGAAGTCATAAAACACTGTACATATCTTAAAATACTTCAGTATTTTATCAGAAATATATCAATGTAGAATcatttgctatttaaaaatataaggccTTTTGAGTATGAATTCACTGATTAGACTTCTGTGTTGTCTTTCTGCGTATCCTACACCCACAATGCACTGCTTATAATTCCCAGTTTGGGTCTCTTTAAAGTCAAATAAGATCTTAGACGCTATGATGCAACCTGAATGCggattctttctagatttttatagCCCACTCCCACTTTTTAAATAACTGTCGTATTCATTCCATTCCTAATTTGACAGcatattttctttccaaagtaAAGTATTAACTTTTTTGATAGAAACAATATTCTTGGCCAGcctcagtggctcatacttgtaatctcagcacttcgggaggctgaggcaggcggattgccttagcccaggagtttgagaccagcctgggcaacatggtgaaacctcgtctctatccaaaaagttacaaaaattagctggacctggtggcaagtgcctgtggtcccagctactcgggaggctgaggtggaaggattgcttgagcctgagaagtggagcttacagtgagctgagattgtgccactgcactccagcctgggtggcagagtgagaccccatctcaataaatacataaacaatattctttcttttggCACTCATATTTCCTTGTTTCATGTAATATCTAATTAAATCATATAGAATATTAAGTACGTTTCATACGAAGAAGTAGAGCATTCTAGAGAGTCACCTGTTCACAGAGTGTCATTGTACTCTGGGCATCAGGCAAtatgattttcaaagggaataacGGGCATCAAGCTAGTGAAGTGAAGGTTAGTTAAaagcttctcttctagttatATTTAGAATAGTATTCTTGTGGAAAACTGTATTTAGTAGCATGCTCCTATAGTGTTTGGGGAGTGAGATAGGTACTTCATGTTTACATTCAATGAAGATTAGTGAATTTGTCTTTCCATATTTGTTATTATTCTGAATTATCTCCTTTTGGGAAATTTTATAGGGAAGATTATTTACTCTCTAATTACAAATGTTGTCTGACTGGTTCTTTCAGGTTATGAACTGACTGGTTTAGCCAGAGGTGGGGAACAGTTGGCTAAATTAAAGAGGAATTATGCCAAAGCAGTGGAACTACTGGTGGAACTAGCTTCGCTGCAGGTAAGTAGCAAAGGACCTGGAGAACTCTTGCAGTTTGATTTCTAACAGTCAAGTGGAGCAGAGTCAGGTCTTGAGTCAGCCTAACTGTGCTTTGTACTTTCAACTGTTCCCATGATCCTATGTAAAACAAAcataatattttgatttctgaAGTGATGGCTTTTGTACCATTGtccctactttaaaaaatttatttattatttttttgagatggagttttaatcttgttgcccaggctggagtgcaatggcgcgacctcggctcactgcaaacctctgcctcctgggttcaagctattctcctgcctcagccttccaaatagctgggattacaggcatgggccaccatgcctggctaacttttgtatttttagtcgagacggggtttcgccgtgttggtcaggatggtctcgaactcctgacctcaggcgatccacccgcctcggcctcccaaagtgctgggattacaggcatgagccactgtgcctggcccctactttttttaatttaaaaaattatttatttttcgagatgggggtctcactttgtcacccaggctggagtgcagtggcataatctcagctcactgtagcctcaacctcctgggcttaagtgatccgcccacctcagccttctgagtagctgggactataggcatgctgcaccacacccagctaatttttgtatttttggagagatggggtttcaccatgtcgtccaggctggtctcaaactcctgggctcaagtaatcagcccgcctcgtcctcccaaagtcctgggattataggtatgagccaccacacccggcccctacttgttattattaacaaaatgaatGTGCTATGGTacactcttattttttttgtttttgtttttttctttgagacagagtcttgctctgttgcccaagctggagtgcagtgttacgatcttggctaactgtagcctggatctcctgggctcaagcagtcctcccgcctcagcctcccaagtagctgggactacaagtttGTGCTACcttgtctggataatttttttgaattttttagttgaaatgaggtcttgctatattgcccaggctggtctcaaactcctggcctcaagaaatcctgccatctcagcctcccaaagtgctggaattacaagtgtgagccacctcacccagctcagTTTCACTCTTTGCTAAGTGAGAACAGCAAGTTGATActagatttaaatgtaaatgtaaataaacattttgtgCATGGAAGGCCGTTTTTCCCCCTATGTGGCCAGTTAGTATATATCTAGGTTATTAGTGCTTGAttctttcttgtcatttttatgttgttatttAGGTGAGATGGTAGTAAACAAATTATAATAGTGTCAACTCAGGTAAAGCCTGTTGAAGCAGAAATGATTTGATAAAGGTTTATTGAAAGCCAAATGTGAGGACTGACCCGGAAAGACACCAACAAAGTTGCGTGTGTTCTAGAGTCTGCTACAAGTTGGAAGGCTTTTATGGGAAAGTTTAGGAGAAGGGAGGACGACTCATACCCGAGTTGTCCTTTTCATTGGAGAGTACAATACAGAGGTCACAATCATTGGCTACAGATTGCAAATACAAGCTAAAATGTTCTACATGCAAGTAAATCATGAAGTAAAACTTCATGATTCAGAAATAAATCAGTGTCATTTTCAGCGTCAGTAGGTTGCATATTAATCAGTATGTCAACAGTCTGAGAAACAAGATTTCCTTACTCAGGGACAGGATATAAACCATGAATCATGAGATCTTTCAACCTGCTCAGGCAGGTTAATTTGGAAACCTACCAAATGTGACATATAGGTTATCAATAGCATGGAAATAGCGTTAGCCCTTTGGAAATCTCacaagaattttgtttttgttttgttgtgaagagacagggtcttaatgtgtcacccaagctggagtacagtggcagtcatagctcactgcagcctcaaacgatcctcccactgcagactaccaagtagctgggactacaggtgcatgctactacacccagctaatttttaaaatttatttcttgtagaggcaaggtctcattgtgttgcccaggctggtcttgaactcccagcttcaagtgattctcccacctcagcctcccaaagtgttggggtcataggtgtgagccaagcACCCAGcctaagaattttgttttttaagcatgCTGAAAAGAAGTTGTCTTGGTTCTCAAGTGTTTTCTACAAGTGCAGTCTTAGTGGAGTCAAGTGATCAGGGAATGATTGGGAAGACTTTGTGcttacattattaatttgttcttACTTTAGACTTCTTTTGTTACTTTGGATGAAGCTATTAAGATAACCAACAGGCGTGTAAATGCCATTGAACATGGTGAGTATAGGTACTCTGAGGTGCTTTGTCACTTGTCCATATCCCCCACTTGTCGTGAAACTGCTAGGATCCAGGCACTGTACTGAAGACTGAAAGGTGAGTAAGATGCTGCCCCTGCCCGCAGGGCAAAGACAGAAGTGTGTCCATAGTACAAAAAAGTGTTATGAAGTGTTCTGATAGAAGTACTTGTATGATCTGCGGGAGTTACACACATAGGAAAGTGGTGACTTAAAAATTATggaatgttttcttcatttccagtTATTCATGCTGTTATTTAAGGGTAGGAATATTTCTCAAGATCCTTAGTGTTTTCTTTAGTTCTAATGGTTGAGTGATGTAACTTTTTGAGTACATTAAGTATTTAACTTTAAATCACTATAAGCCATTCTCCTTGATTTCTAAAAAATTTTCCTATTTGATGcacttattttccatctttttttttactatttaaaaaatatgactgCTTAGTGTTGACAGTGATTTTTGCTCAATAAACttagtttttattaaagaaacaCTCAATTTTAGGTAAGAAAGCAAAATTTGAAGTAAAGAAATTCCTTTGCTTGGGTCTGTATTAATGTTAGTGAGAAagttatctcatttttaaaaaaacttttttgactGCTTGCTAGTGCCAGACCTTGTACATGAAagtggaagcaaaaaaaaaaaaaaaaaaaggataatttgtAGTTCTCACCCTGAGAGTTCACATTCTAGAAGCAGAATAGGTAAACTCTATGTAAAGTCAAACCTAATGACATAAACTCAAAATCGAGCATTCTCTCTGCTCAATTTTTTAAGTTGATTGctactatatttaaaataacatctgTGCTTCAATGTTATATATTCATAGAATTCAGCACATTCagtattatatttgttatggtcCCATAGGTTATCTGTGCATAGAAAAGATACTAGAAGGGTATACACCAACATGTTTACAGTAGTTACTCTTTTGGATATTCGGATTatactccattttattttttttctttctgtttttattttccaagttCTCTGCATTAAATGCACATTAATTTtacaattaggaaaaaataactgGTTATTCAAATGAGCACTGATAATTTGCAAAAAGGGGTTTGAAGTTCTCACACATATTATGTTTTTTTAACTCTAGTCATCATTCCCCGGATTGAACGTACTCTTGCTTATATCATCACAGAGCTGGATGAGAGAGAGCGAGAAGAGTTTTATAGGTTTGTTGAAATTGACAGTTATtgatcattttttgttttccatattcCAAAGGCTCTATTTGCTGAATGACTTGTTGGTTTATGTTCTTTAGAATTAGCAcagcttctgttttattttgataaataagaAGCACGAAATACTACCAAAAGTTGTGGAAGCAAATCTGTCAAATTTCACATGTACCTATAACATGGCATTTCCAAAAACTTAGGCCTTTCAGAGAAACTATttagacttaatttttaaaaatatatacgtTTTAAGATAGTCAAATGCAGTAGTGAAAAGTGGggaaagagtagaacaaggaGTTTGATCTGTAACTGTTTGTGAATAATAGAGATAACTCACTACCTTCGGACCAGCCAAGactcaattattctttttttaattttttttttgtatgtgtgagacagagtctggctctgtcacccaggctggagtgcaatggtgatctcggctcatgtgccaccatgcctggataatgtttttgtacttttagtagagatggggtttcaccatgttggccaggcttgtctcaaaactcctggcctcaagcagtcccacccgcctcagcctcccaaagtgctaggattacaggcatgagccactatgcctggctcttGATTATTCCTTAAAATGAAATGATGATTTAGATTGGGTGTCTCCTACATAAAAACTGAGAGAAGAAACTAGAATTAAGctgttattcaacaaatatgtatttcatgTTGAATATGTTAAGGAGAAGGTATAAAGCACCTGGAGGCATTACCAAATAGTATATACATCACGCCATTAGAGAATTAGCACAGCACTTGGGGAGAAATTATGCATGTCCATGGATTATGAACATTTAGAGTCAACAGGGATAAATACTAAACTGGTGGTATACAGGGGTCTGTATACTCAGTTCAGAGAAATGGGAGGTAGGTGAAGGCAGGAGTATTTAGGAAAGACATGGGAGGTCTTAGATCTGGAGTTACCATCTAATTATGGTTTATAATCTTAATTATCAAAGGTTAGTTTCTGTCCTTCCATGATACTCAGGGTTGTGTTgagccaaaatttaaaaaaatgcctgaATGCTCAAAATCTGTTCCATTAGAGAATAGATTTCAAAATTTAACCTACTAAAGGCTTctaggccaggctcggtggctcatgcatgtaatcccagcactttgggaggctgaggcgggtgggtcacaaggtcaggagttcaagaccagcctggccaagatggtgaaacccccccccccgtctctactaaaaataaaaaaaaattatccaggcgtggtggcatgcacctgtaatcccagctacttgggaggctgaggcaaggaattgcttgaacccagaggtggaggttgcagtgagccaagattgtcaccctgggtgacagagtgagactctgtctcaaaaaaaaaaaaaaaaaaaaaaggcttctatCTCAGGTTAAACCAGTTATTAgcttaaaattatgtatttttaaaaaagggttagaaataaattactaaaaatgaaattagtaaAAGTACGAAGTTTTTTTTCTAGGTATAGGTGTTTATTATCCTTgttacaaaattaaaagaaatcaaaTCTACTTAATATTGAAAGTGTTTAAAAAATGCACCCCCACCTGTATTTTATAGGttaaagaaaatacaggagaagaaaaagattcTAAAGGAAAAATCTGAGAAGGATTTGGAACAAAGGAGAGCAGCTGGAGAGGTGTTGGAACCTGCTAATCTTCT encodes:
- the ATP6V1D gene encoding V-type proton ATPase subunit D, which translates into the protein MSGKDRIEIFPSRMAQTIMKARLKGAQTGRNLLKKKSDALTLRFRQILKKIIETKMLMGEVMREAAFSLAEAKFTAGDFSTTVIQNVNKAQVKIRAKKDNVAGVTLPVFEHYHEGTDSYELTGLARGGEQLAKLKRNYAKAVELLVELASLQTSFVTLDEAIKITNRRVNAIEHVIIPRIERTLAYIITELDEREREEFYRLKKIQEKKKILKEKSEKDLEQRRAAGEVLEPANLLAEEKDEDLLFE